From Nicotiana tabacum cultivar K326 chromosome 20, ASM71507v2, whole genome shotgun sequence, one genomic window encodes:
- the LOC107799692 gene encoding soluble inorganic pyrophosphatase PPA1 isoform X1, which produces MRRVREARPQGSIIRSLTLYFCKRLFPLFELMISWSHGLPRTEKMSNENCDEASSQRRAPRLNERILSSLSRRSVAAHPWHDLEIGPEAPSVFNAVIEITKGSKVKYELDKKTGLIKVDRVLYSSVVYPQNYGFIPRTLCEDNDPMDVLVLMQEPVLPGCFLRARAIGLMPMIDQGEKDDKIIAVCADDPEYRHYTNINQLPPHRLAEIRRFFEDYKKNENKEVAVDEFLPPSTAVDAIQYSMDLYAEYILHTLRK; this is translated from the exons ATGCGCAGGGTCCGGGAGGCccgaccacaagggtctattatacgcagtcttaccctatatttctgcaagagactgtttccacTATTCGAACTCATGATCTCCTGGTCACATG GTTTACCAAGAACTGAAAAAATGAGCAATGAAAACTGTGATGAGGCATCTTCACAAAGGCGTGCCCCTCGTTTGAATGAGAGGATCCTCTCATCTTTGTCCAGGAGGTCTGTTGCTGCCCATCCTTGGCACGACCTCGAGATAG GACCTGAAGCTCCAAGCGTTTTCAATGCT GTCATCGAGATAACAAAGGGAAGTAAAGTCAAATACGAGCTGGACAAGAAAACTGGTCTTATTAAG GTTGATCGTGTCCTATATTCTTCAGTGGTTTACCCTCAGAACTATGGCTTCATTCCTCGAACACTCTGTGAAGATAACGACCCCATGGATGTATTAGTCCTCATGCAG GAACCTGTCCTGCCAGGTTGTTTCCTTCGAGCTAGGGCAATCGGGCTGATGCCTATGATTGATCAG GGAGAGAAAGATGATAAGATCATAGCAGTGTGTGCTGATGATCCAGAATATCGCCACTACACTAACATAAACCAGCTTCCCCCTCATCGCCTGGCTGAAATTCGCCGCTTCTTTGAAGATT ACAAGAAGAATGAAAACAAAGAGGTTGCTGTTGACGAGTTTCTGCCTCCAAGCACTGCTGTTGATGCCATTCAATACTCCAT GGACCTGTATGCCGAATACATTTTACACACGTTGAGGAAGTAA
- the LOC107799692 gene encoding soluble inorganic pyrophosphatase PPA1 isoform X2, translating to MSNENCDEASSQRRAPRLNERILSSLSRRSVAAHPWHDLEIGPEAPSVFNAVIEITKGSKVKYELDKKTGLIKVDRVLYSSVVYPQNYGFIPRTLCEDNDPMDVLVLMQEPVLPGCFLRARAIGLMPMIDQGEKDDKIIAVCADDPEYRHYTNINQLPPHRLAEIRRFFEDYKKNENKEVAVDEFLPPSTAVDAIQYSMDLYAEYILHTLRK from the exons ATGAGCAATGAAAACTGTGATGAGGCATCTTCACAAAGGCGTGCCCCTCGTTTGAATGAGAGGATCCTCTCATCTTTGTCCAGGAGGTCTGTTGCTGCCCATCCTTGGCACGACCTCGAGATAG GACCTGAAGCTCCAAGCGTTTTCAATGCT GTCATCGAGATAACAAAGGGAAGTAAAGTCAAATACGAGCTGGACAAGAAAACTGGTCTTATTAAG GTTGATCGTGTCCTATATTCTTCAGTGGTTTACCCTCAGAACTATGGCTTCATTCCTCGAACACTCTGTGAAGATAACGACCCCATGGATGTATTAGTCCTCATGCAG GAACCTGTCCTGCCAGGTTGTTTCCTTCGAGCTAGGGCAATCGGGCTGATGCCTATGATTGATCAG GGAGAGAAAGATGATAAGATCATAGCAGTGTGTGCTGATGATCCAGAATATCGCCACTACACTAACATAAACCAGCTTCCCCCTCATCGCCTGGCTGAAATTCGCCGCTTCTTTGAAGATT ACAAGAAGAATGAAAACAAAGAGGTTGCTGTTGACGAGTTTCTGCCTCCAAGCACTGCTGTTGATGCCATTCAATACTCCAT GGACCTGTATGCCGAATACATTTTACACACGTTGAGGAAGTAA